From one Melioribacteraceae bacterium genomic stretch:
- the polX gene encoding DNA polymerase/3'-5' exonuclease PolX codes for MSLKKEIINLLEEMAELMEFDGQNRFKVNAFRNGANVIRRLEGDIEEIINNKSIQEVKGIGKGLQQVIYEFYETGSAKEYEELIKNIPSGIYDILKIRGLGAKKVKTLYNELGIDTLEKLEQACSSGRIADLKGFGEKSSEKILEEIKRLKRTSGYMLLSLALDRSKQIVEILSQLKSIQKVELTGELRRIREIISQIELICQVDNQEKFIVEISKLFEYNKINPSSSSSFYQLKSEEHGDFILHVTSEKYYEITLLHTTGSLEFIQKMHDPSKIKDITEKEYFNSNNLIYVQPEMREINYFDLPEKLREQSDLSAEHFKGFFHFHTTYSDGNNSLPEMIDEVARQGFIYAAVCDHSKSAFYANGLKEDRILQQRKEIDDFNKSSKIKVYHGIESDILKDGSLDYSEDILSEFQFIVASIHSLFNLSEVEMTNRIIRAVENPYTDILAHPTGRLLLSRDGYKVNIKKVIDACVANRVAIEINANPHRLDLDWRNLYYAREKGCLISINPDAHSTEGVSNIEYGIMIARKAGVQPAEVLNCYEEKEFIKFINRKVKRTT; via the coding sequence ATGTCTCTCAAAAAAGAAATAATAAATTTACTTGAAGAGATGGCCGAATTAATGGAATTCGATGGGCAGAATCGATTTAAGGTGAATGCTTTTCGTAATGGAGCGAATGTTATTAGAAGATTGGAAGGGGATATAGAGGAAATAATCAACAATAAATCAATTCAAGAAGTAAAGGGAATAGGTAAGGGACTTCAGCAAGTTATATATGAATTTTATGAAACCGGCAGCGCAAAAGAATATGAAGAATTAATTAAAAATATTCCCTCTGGAATTTATGATATATTAAAAATAAGAGGGCTTGGTGCTAAGAAAGTAAAAACGTTATATAATGAATTGGGAATCGATACATTAGAAAAATTGGAGCAAGCTTGTTCTTCGGGAAGAATTGCTGATCTAAAGGGGTTCGGAGAAAAATCTTCCGAAAAGATTTTGGAGGAAATAAAACGATTAAAAAGAACAAGCGGTTACATGTTATTAAGCTTAGCCTTGGATCGGAGCAAGCAAATTGTTGAGATTCTTTCACAATTAAAATCTATTCAAAAAGTGGAATTAACGGGTGAACTTAGACGAATTCGAGAAATTATTTCACAGATTGAGTTGATTTGTCAAGTTGATAATCAAGAAAAATTTATTGTAGAGATATCTAAGTTGTTTGAATATAATAAAATAAACCCCTCTTCCTCAAGTTCATTTTACCAATTGAAGAGCGAAGAACATGGCGATTTTATTTTACATGTTACATCGGAAAAATATTATGAGATTACCTTGCTCCACACAACCGGATCGTTAGAATTTATTCAAAAAATGCATGATCCCAGCAAAATTAAAGACATAACTGAAAAAGAATATTTCAATTCAAATAATCTGATATATGTGCAACCGGAAATGAGAGAAATAAATTATTTTGATCTTCCAGAGAAGCTGCGGGAGCAAAGCGATTTATCAGCGGAGCACTTCAAAGGATTCTTTCATTTTCATACTACATATTCGGACGGGAATAATTCGCTTCCCGAAATGATAGATGAGGTGGCACGCCAAGGATTTATATATGCAGCGGTTTGTGATCACAGTAAATCAGCGTTTTATGCTAATGGATTGAAAGAAGATCGGATTCTACAGCAAAGGAAAGAAATTGATGATTTCAATAAATCGAGTAAAATAAAAGTTTATCATGGAATTGAAAGTGATATTCTAAAAGATGGTTCTTTGGATTACTCTGAAGATATTTTATCTGAATTTCAATTCATTGTTGCTTCAATACATTCTCTTTTTAATCTAAGTGAAGTTGAGATGACAAATAGAATAATTAGAGCAGTTGAAAATCCTTATACTGATATCTTAGCTCATCCAACCGGTCGACTCCTTTTATCACGTGATGGTTATAAAGTTAACATCAAAAAAGTTATTGATGCATGTGTTGCTAATCGTGTTGCAATTGAAATAAATGCAAATCCTCATCGGTTGGATTTAGATTGGCGAAATCTATATTACGCGCGCGAAAAAGGATGTTTGATTAGTATAAATCCGGATGCGCATTCAACCGAAGGAGTTAGTAATATTGAGTATGGAATTATGATTGCTAGAAAAGCGGGCGTTCAACCTGCAGAAGTACTAAATTGTTATGAAGAAAAAGAATTTATTAAATTCATAAACAGGAAAGTGAAAAGAACAACTTAA
- a CDS encoding phosphatase PAP2 family protein, whose protein sequence is MLILKKAARIISDLFIPPTFNLLGFILIAFQTEELASNRITIILSSVIFGVLLPIMIFTILRKKNLIYDNDALIKEQRYIPYYASIALSILGMIYIEIFAENEYTFYYWLTLGISTLGLTIINYYWKISAHAIGVAGFLALLWLLESDLFGYFIVILILIGLSRFILKVHTPLQIMMGSIYGFFVTLVLMKIFIGS, encoded by the coding sequence TTGCTTATTCTTAAAAAAGCTGCCAGAATAATATCGGATTTATTCATTCCACCGACTTTCAATCTTCTCGGATTTATACTAATTGCTTTTCAAACTGAGGAACTCGCATCAAATAGAATTACAATTATTCTTTCATCTGTAATCTTTGGTGTACTTCTTCCAATCATGATCTTTACAATATTGCGAAAGAAAAATTTAATTTACGATAACGATGCGTTAATAAAAGAGCAGCGTTATATACCTTACTATGCGTCAATAGCCTTAAGTATATTAGGAATGATCTATATCGAAATATTTGCAGAGAATGAATATACATTCTATTACTGGTTAACACTTGGTATTTCTACACTAGGATTAACAATTATAAATTATTACTGGAAGATCAGTGCTCACGCAATTGGTGTCGCCGGTTTTTTGGCTTTGTTGTGGTTGTTAGAGAGTGATTTATTTGGGTACTTTATTGTAATACTAATCTTAATCGGATTATCTCGATTTATTCTCAAAGTTCACACACCATTGCAAATTATGATGGGTTCTATTTATGGATTTTTCGTAACATTAGTTTTAATGAAAATTTTTATCGGGAGCTAA
- a CDS encoding histone H1, giving the protein MSESYQKLFDHLRTLEQDVEKFYVKGQAAAGTRVRKGLSELKKMAQDMRNEIQDLKNSRKEG; this is encoded by the coding sequence ATGAGTGAGTCTTATCAAAAACTTTTTGATCATTTAAGAACACTTGAGCAGGACGTAGAAAAATTCTACGTAAAAGGGCAAGCTGCTGCAGGTACAAGAGTTCGCAAAGGATTGAGTGAATTAAAGAAAATGGCTCAAGACATGCGAAACGAAATTCAAGATCTTAAAAACAGTCGTAAGGAAGGTTAA
- a CDS encoding MFS transporter: protein MKKASLSVIFITVFIDLMGFGILIPILPTFASKELAISDFGIGVIIAIFSLVQFLFNPVLGKLSDKIGRRPVILGSLLFTVVSYILFSFSDTFLMLFVSRLLAGFGGSNIGVAQAYIADITSKEERSKGMGLIGAAFGLGFVFGPMIGGFLSKYGYDIAGLGAAGISFLAFIFAIFALPESNLAKTESKKFEIKLFDLKFTKETMKRPVIGTMILLFFIIVFSMANIYGTFSIIAYKVYHFTDQEIGYLFGLIGIIGAVIQGGAIRYISNKFSDRSLVLWGTILMSIGLGMIPYGQNFIGVAIVASILAIGTGLLQPTILSMISRFSPDHEQGAILGLNQSASAFARVLGPLWGGFSYDFLGYEAPFLTGAFFTLLTFLIVLIFLNSQQLEQAAET, encoded by the coding sequence ATGAAAAAAGCTTCACTAAGTGTAATATTTATAACTGTTTTTATAGATCTTATGGGATTTGGAATTCTTATTCCAATTCTGCCAACATTTGCATCTAAAGAACTTGCAATATCAGATTTTGGAATCGGTGTCATCATCGCGATATTCTCTTTAGTTCAATTTTTATTTAATCCTGTTCTTGGGAAATTATCAGATAAGATCGGCAGACGACCTGTGATTCTAGGTTCACTTTTATTCACGGTTGTCTCATATATACTGTTCAGCTTTTCAGATACATTTTTAATGTTGTTCGTTTCACGTTTGTTAGCCGGATTTGGCGGAAGTAATATTGGTGTTGCTCAAGCTTATATTGCAGACATAACTTCGAAAGAAGAAAGATCAAAGGGAATGGGATTGATCGGTGCCGCCTTTGGTCTCGGTTTTGTATTCGGGCCTATGATCGGAGGGTTTCTTTCCAAATATGGTTACGATATTGCCGGACTAGGTGCTGCCGGGATTTCGTTTTTGGCATTTATCTTCGCAATCTTTGCTTTACCGGAATCGAACTTAGCCAAAACTGAATCTAAGAAATTCGAAATAAAATTATTTGATTTAAAGTTTACCAAAGAAACGATGAAACGTCCGGTAATCGGTACGATGATTTTGCTTTTTTTTATAATCGTTTTTTCGATGGCTAACATTTACGGAACATTTTCGATTATTGCATATAAAGTTTATCATTTTACTGATCAGGAAATCGGATACTTATTCGGGTTAATAGGAATTATTGGAGCGGTTATTCAAGGTGGCGCAATTCGCTATATTTCCAACAAGTTTTCCGATCGTTCCTTAGTTCTTTGGGGTACTATCCTAATGTCGATCGGGTTAGGCATGATACCTTACGGACAGAATTTTATTGGTGTCGCCATCGTTGCTTCAATTCTTGCAATTGGAACAGGATTGCTTCAACCAACAATTCTGAGCATGATATCAAGATTTTCTCCCGATCATGAACAAGGTGCCATATTAGGATTGAATCAATCTGCGTCAGCGTTTGCCAGAGTATTAGGACCGCTTTGGGGAGGATTTTCTTATGACTTTTTAGGGTATGAAGCACCTTTTTTGACCGGTGCATTTTTTACTCTATTAACTTTTTTGATTGTATTAATATTCTTAAATTCACAACAACTTGAACAAGCTGCAGAAACATAA
- the dusB gene encoding tRNA dihydrouridine synthase DusB has product MWKIGNSEIKNALLLAPMEDVTNIGFRKLCKEFGADVVYTEFVNSDGLIRKNEKTHKKLRISDEERPVGIQIYGGNLEPMIEAAKIAEVENPDIIDINAGCWVKKVAGRGAGAGLLKDPPYMQKMVDEIVKAVNIPVTVKTRIGWDQDSIMILEIAKRLEDVGAAALTIHCRTRQQGHKGDPDWSWIPKIKEVVNIPVAVNGGIMTPEDAKLAFEQTGADAVMIARGAIGNPWIFSQTKELIENGKLPSEPSLEDKIKVTLQHLRYEIARADNERWAVIPFRKFYSGYLKGFHHVSKIRQEIMKYESYEPIEELLLTYLEEIKNSPHYEQAV; this is encoded by the coding sequence ATGTGGAAAATTGGTAATTCGGAAATAAAAAATGCTTTGCTTCTCGCTCCAATGGAAGATGTCACCAATATTGGATTCAGAAAGTTATGCAAAGAATTCGGTGCGGATGTCGTATATACGGAGTTTGTAAATTCGGATGGATTGATTCGCAAGAATGAAAAAACTCATAAAAAACTTCGTATCAGTGATGAAGAGCGTCCTGTTGGCATTCAAATTTACGGTGGTAATTTAGAACCGATGATTGAAGCTGCGAAAATAGCTGAAGTTGAGAATCCGGATATAATAGATATAAATGCCGGATGCTGGGTAAAAAAAGTTGCCGGAAGAGGTGCTGGTGCCGGACTTCTTAAGGATCCGCCATACATGCAAAAAATGGTTGATGAAATTGTAAAAGCAGTAAATATACCCGTAACAGTTAAAACAAGAATCGGTTGGGATCAAGATAGTATTATGATTCTTGAGATAGCTAAAAGATTGGAAGATGTTGGTGCTGCTGCTTTGACAATTCATTGCAGAACCAGGCAGCAAGGGCATAAAGGTGATCCTGATTGGAGTTGGATTCCAAAAATAAAAGAAGTAGTAAATATTCCGGTTGCGGTAAATGGCGGAATAATGACTCCAGAAGATGCAAAACTTGCATTCGAACAAACCGGTGCAGATGCTGTAATGATAGCACGCGGAGCAATTGGTAATCCTTGGATTTTTAGCCAAACAAAAGAATTAATTGAAAATGGAAAACTTCCTTCTGAACCATCTTTAGAAGACAAAATAAAAGTAACACTTCAACATCTTAGATATGAAATCGCAAGAGCAGATAACGAGAGATGGGCTGTAATTCCGTTTAGAAAATTTTATTCCGGTTATCTAAAAGGATTTCATCACGTTTCAAAAATTCGCCAAGAAATTATGAAGTATGAATCTTACGAACCGATTGAAGAATTGTTATTAACTTATTTGGAAGAAATTAAAAACTCTCCTCATTACGAACAAGCGGTTTAA
- a CDS encoding CapA family protein, with protein sequence MTIVNFSVVGDLMCHSVQYKYAKSDSGYDFSENFEIIKPFLKDADFTFGNLETVLAGEKVGYSGYPLFNSPDEYLYAIKDAGFDLLVTANNHSLDKGKKGLLRTIEQIKESGIYHTGTFSSQFERDSIIIYEAKGLRFALLAYSYGTNGMQIPKGEQYLINLIDTTLIKNDIQKAKNLFPDLVLVYFHFGDEYKTKPSLYQQDIVNKTISYGADIIIGSHPHVPQPIEFFKTNNGNLDSGFVAYSLGNFISNQRWRYSDSGPILNFSIVKNNLDKSIHLHEIKVIPTWVFKGKRNENLDYVIIPSDSVINKDLYPFMTENDWSAFKQSYYDIVEILSSISNKIKFYSPYSEFLDYLKRINIYPN encoded by the coding sequence GTGACAATAGTAAATTTCAGCGTTGTTGGTGATTTAATGTGTCACTCTGTACAATATAAATATGCCAAAAGTGACAGTGGATACGATTTCTCAGAAAATTTTGAAATCATAAAACCTTTTTTAAAAGATGCTGATTTTACTTTCGGAAATCTTGAAACTGTTCTTGCCGGCGAAAAGGTTGGTTATTCTGGTTATCCTTTATTTAACTCGCCGGATGAATATTTGTATGCAATAAAAGATGCCGGATTCGATTTACTAGTTACCGCAAATAATCATTCCCTCGATAAAGGAAAAAAAGGTTTATTAAGAACAATTGAACAAATTAAAGAATCGGGAATTTATCATACCGGTACATTTTCATCACAATTCGAAAGAGATTCGATAATAATTTATGAAGCGAAAGGTTTAAGATTTGCTCTGCTTGCATATTCTTATGGTACCAATGGAATGCAAATTCCAAAAGGGGAGCAATATTTAATTAATCTGATTGATACTACTTTGATTAAGAATGATATTCAAAAAGCAAAAAATTTATTCCCGGATCTAGTTTTGGTTTATTTCCATTTTGGTGATGAGTATAAAACAAAACCGTCTTTGTATCAGCAAGATATCGTAAATAAAACTATAAGTTACGGCGCGGATATTATTATCGGGAGTCATCCTCATGTACCTCAACCAATCGAGTTTTTCAAAACTAATAACGGTAATTTAGATTCAGGATTTGTGGCTTATTCATTAGGGAATTTTATTTCTAATCAACGGTGGAGATATTCCGATAGCGGGCCAATATTAAATTTTAGTATTGTTAAAAATAATCTTGATAAATCAATTCATCTGCATGAAATAAAAGTAATTCCTACATGGGTTTTCAAAGGTAAACGAAACGAAAATCTCGACTATGTAATAATTCCTTCTGATTCTGTCATTAATAAAGATTTGTATCCATTCATGACAGAAAATGATTGGTCGGCATTTAAACAAAGTTATTATGACATAGTGGAAATCTTGAGTTCAATCTCAAATAAGATAAAATTTTATTCACCATATTCTGAGTTTCTTGACTACCTTAAAAGAATTAACATCTACCCAAACTAA